The segment ATGCAATTTAACCGCGACCATTACTGCTACATGTGGCCGAGGGACGGGGCTCTCGTCGCCTACGCGATGTCCGCGGCCGGTTACCAGGGCATGGTGGTGCCGTTCTTCGAATTTTGCCAGCGGGCGCTGACGCCGGAAGGATATCTTCATCATAAATACAACCCCGACGGGACCGTCGGTTCCAGTTGGCATCCTTATTTCAAGGACGGCCGCGTGCAGTTGCCGATTCAGGAGGACGAGACGGCCCTTGTGCTGTTCGCGCTGTGGCAGGATTACAAGCGTCACGGCGTGTTGGAAATCCCGCAAGGGCTCTACCGCAACCTGATCCGTCGCTCGGCCAAGTTTCTGCACCATTACTGGGTGCCGGAGCTGAATCTGCCGCAGCCCAGCTACGACTTGTGGGAGGAGCGCTACGGCATCTACACGTTTACGGCCTCGGCGGTGTTCGGCGGTCTGGAGGCGGCCGCGAACTTCTGCAAGCTGTTCGGCGACGACGAGCGCAGCCTCCGCTACCGCAATGCGGCCGACCGGCTGCGCAGAGGCATCCTGGAGCACCTCTGGAACGAAGACGCGGGCCGGTTCGCCCGCGGACTTTATTACGAGAACGGCCGCTGGCAGCAGGACATGACGCTGGAGTCGAGCGTGTACGGCCTCTTCGAGTTCGGTGTCCTGCCGGCGACGGACGATCGCGTCGTCTCCACGATGACGGCCATCCGGAACGGCTTGTCCGTCAAGACGCCTGTCGGAGGCGTCGCCCGCTACTACAACGACTATTACTTCCAGCGCTCCGGGGATCTGGAGCAGGTGCCCGGCAATCCGTGGATCATCTGCACGCTGTGGATGGCCGAGTGGGAGATCGAGCGGGCGGCCTCGCCGGAAGAATTGGAGTCGCCCCGCCGCACGCTCGAATGGGTGACGCGGCAAGCCAGCGAATCGGGCGTGCTGCCGGAGCAGCTCGACCCGTTCAGCGGAGAACCGCTGTCGGTCGCGCCGTTGACCTGGTCGCACGCAACGTTCGTGCTCGCGGTCGAGAAGTATATGGACAAATACCGCAAGCTGCACGGCCGGATATAACCGGCAAAGAAAAAACCGCCGGTTCCCAGCGGGAACTCGGCGGTTTTTCCTTGCCTGACGGCCCGTTCGCCCGGCTTATTCGCTGTACGTCTCCGCGTACTTCTCCGCGCTCCAGAGCTTATCCAGCTCGGCGGGGTTCGATACCTCCACGGCGATCATCCAGCCGTCTCCGAACGGCGAGCTGTTGATCAGCTCCGGCGAACCTTCGAGAGCCGGATTGACCTCGACGACGGTGCCGCTGACCGGCGCGTACAGCTCGGATACTGTTTTGACCGACTCGACGCTGCCGAACGGCTCTCCGAATTCGACGGACGATCCCACCGCCGGCAGTTCGACGAACACGATCTCGCCCAGCTCCGCTTGGGCGAAGTCCGTAATGCCGACATACGCGCGGTTGCCGTCGACGCGAACCCATGTATGCTCTTCGCTATACTTCAATTCCGCAGGTGCGTTCATGATCGATCGATGCCTCCTGTGCCGACTAGGCTTGGTCTTTCGGACCGAGAATTTTATGCAGCCGCTGCTCGACGAGGCCGATCGCTTTCTCGCCGGCGCCGTAGAACCGCATCTGGCCTTGCTCGTCGAACAAATAATAAGCCGGAACGTATTCGTTCTGGAACGCATCCGTCACGTTGTGCTCGTTGTCGACCAGAATCGGATGCTTCAATTCGTATTGGGCGACGGCGTCGCGGACGGCCGCCAGATCGGTGTCCTTCTCCGAACGCGGCATATGAACGCCCAGCAGTTGAAGATTGTACTGCTTCCCGTACTTGTCGCGCCATTCGTTTAACGTCGGCAAGCTCTCTTTGCACATGTAGCAACTGACCGCCCAGAAATGCACGAGCAGCGGCTTGCCTTCGATCCGGGCTTTGTCGATCTCGCCGTTGATCCATTCGGTCGCTCCGGACAAGTCCGGCAACGTTTCGCGTAATTTAAGCGGCATATGTATCCTCCTTCTTATAAAAAACCCCCCGGTCCGTCGACGGGCCAAGGGGTTTTTCTTGTTGACCGATTGCAAGGACGGCCGGCGAATTACTTCGCGACCAGATGTTTTTGTCCCGGTTTCCAGTTGGCCGGGCACAGTCCGCCGGATTGCAGAGCTTGCAGCACGCGCAGCGTCTCGTCAACCGAACGGCCTACGTCGTTGTGGTTGACGACTTGGTACTTCAGGATGCCGTCCGGATCGATGATGAACAGGCCGCGCAACGCGATGCCTTCTTCTTCGATCAGCACGCCGTAGTCGCGCGCAACCGTTTTGTTGATGTCCGATGCGAGCGGGAAGTTCAGTTGGCCGAGACCGTTGTCCTCGCGGGGCGTGTTGATCCAAGCGCGGTGCGAGAATTTGCTGTCGGTGCTGACACCCAGAATCTCCGTGTCCAGATCGGCGAATTGACCGGCCGCTTCGCTCAGCGCGATAATCTCCGTCGGGCAGACGAAGGTGAAGTCCAGCGGATAGAAGAACAGAACGAGCCATTTGCCTTTATAGTCGGACAGGGACACTTTGCCGAAATCTTTGCCGTTGCCCAGCGCCGTTTCCATCGTGAAGTCCGGAGCTTTTTTGCCTACGAGACGTGCAGTCATGGTTATTCCTCCTTAGTCATGCTATATGTTTTTTGTCGCTTCTGGAAGTATGTACTTCCGCCAGCGAATGCTTACAGCTTGTACAGTTCATATCCTACACCAACCATTTGGGCGAGTCAATGACTGGAATGATTCTTTCTTTAAAATTATTCTCTTTTTTTCGGTCAAAATTCACAGTCCGTTCAAACTTGCCAAACAAATCGCCCTCCGACCGGCTGCGGCAAGCCAGGCAGAGGGCGATGCTTCTGTTGCGGACGATTAACGTTTCATGGCGGCGACGATCAGATCGCCCATAGCGGACGTGCCGATCGCCTTGGATTTGTCCACGGCGATGTCGGCCGTACGATGGCCGGCATCCAGCACCGACTTGACCGCGTTTTCGATGACGTCGCCGGCTTCGTGCCAGCCGAACGACAGCTTGAACATCAGCGCCACCGACAGGATCGTCGCGATCGGGTTGGCGATGCCTTGTCCGGCGATGTCCGGCGCGGAGCCGTGAACCGGCTCGTACAGGCCGAAGCTTCCTTCGCCCAGCGACGCCGAAGACAGCATGCCGATCGATCCCGTCAGCATCGCGGCTTCGTCGCTGAGGATGTCGCCGAACATGTTCTCCGTGACGATAACGTCGAAGCTGGCCGGACGGCGGAGCAACTGCATCGCGCAGTTGTCGACGAGCACGTGCTCCAGCTCGACATCCGGATAGTCGGCGGCGACGCGCACAACCGTCTCGCGCCACAGGCGGGAAGTCTCCAGCACGTTCGCTTTGTCGACGGACGCCAGCTTCTTGCGGCGGGTGCGCGCGATTTCGAACGCCTGGCGCACGATGCGCTCCACTTCGTTGACGTTGTATACGCAGGTGTCCACCGCATGCTCGACGCCGTTCCGCTGTTCGCGGTATTTGTCGCCGAAGTAGATGCCGCCGGTCAGTTCGCGCACCACGATCAGGTCGGTGCCTTCCAGCACCTCCGGCTTCAGCGTCGACGCTTCCTTCAAGCAGTCGAACACGACGGCCGGGCGGATGTTGGAGAACAAGCCCAGCGCCTTGCGGATGCCGAGCAAGCCGGTCTCCGGACGCAGCTCCTTCGGATTGTTGTCCCATTTCGGACCGCCTACCGCTCCCAGCAGCACGGCGTCCGCGCGTTTACACATTTCCAGCGTGTCTTCCGGCAGCGGCGTGCCGCGCTCGTCGATCGCGATGCCCCCGAACAGGCCGCTTTCCGTTTCGAGCTTGACGCCGAACAGTTCTTCCGTCTTGCGAAGCACTTTAACCGCCTCAGCCACCACTTCGGGACCGATGCCGTCGCCCGCGATAATCGCGATGCGTTTCGTTTCTGCCATCTGTGTCACACTCCGTTTTCGTACGCACGATAATGAAACTCTACGTACAGTTGTACCATAATCGCGGTCCGCTTTTCCAAGATATAAAAGCTATCGACGCAATAGGCATCGCCTATAACGGTAGTATACAACTTCTATTGGTCATGCACCGACAAATCCGCTACAATTATAAGATAGTTAAATGAACGAAAGAAGGCGCTTTCCATGCAGTATCATTTTTCCGAATTTACCGAAGGTCTCAAGTCGTCCGCGGTCCGCGAGATTTTGAAGCTGACCCAAGGCAAATCGATCATTTCCTTTGCGGGCGGATTGCCGGCCGAAGAGCATTTCCCGATCGAAGCGATGCGCGAGGCGTTCAACCGCGTGTTCGATCAGGGCAAAGGGTCGCTGCAGTACGGGTTGACCGAAGGCTATACGCCTCTGCGCGAGCAATTGTGCCAGCGCATGGCCAAGAAAGGCATTAAAGCCGATCTTCCCAACATCCTGCTGACGACCGGCTCCCAACAGGCGATCGACCTGCTCGTCAAAGTGTACCTGACGCGCGGCGACGTCGTGCTGGTCGAAAATCCGACGTATCTCTCCGTCATCCAGGTGTTCCAGGCATACGGCATCAAAGCCGTTCCGGTCGACGGCGACGACGACGGCATGAACATGGACGACCTCCGCAGCAAGATCGAAACGCACAAACCCAAAATGGTCTACGTGACGCCGACCTTCTCCAACCCGGGCGGACGCGTCTGGAGCGCGGAGCGCCGCAAGGCGATCGTCGAGATTTGCCAGAAAGCCAATCTGCTCATCCTGGAGGACGACCCGTACGGCGAGCTTCAATATAACGACGAAGAAGCGTATCCGCCGATCATGTCGTTCGATACGCATCCGGAAGGCTCCTGCGTCGTCTATACGAGCACGTTCTCGAAGATCGCCGCACCGGCGCTGCGCACCGGCTGGGTCATCGGCGACTCCCGTGTCATCCGCGAGATGACGAAGGCCAAGCAAGCGGCCGACCTGCATTCCAGTACGCTGGACCAGCAGGGGCTGTATCAGCTTCTCAAGCATTTCGATCTGGATGCGCATATCTCGGTCATCCGCCGGGAGTACCACAAGCGCATGCTGCTGCTCGACAGCCTGCTGCACCAGTACAAGGTACCCGGCATGAGCTGGAACGCCCCGAAAGGCGGCATGTTCCTCTGGGTGGAGCTGCCAGAGGGCGTCGACGCCGAGGAGCTGCTGAAGTTGGCGGTGAAAGAAGGCGTCGCGTTTGTTCCCGGATCGGCGTTCTACGCGGGCGAACCGAAGCGCAATACGCTGCGCATGAACTTCACCCACTCCAACGAAGCCGAAATGCGGCTCGGCATGGAGCGGTTCTCGCGCTCGCTTGAAGCTTATCTGCAAACCGTCTGACAACCAAAGCGCCCCTGGGCTGCGGAATTGGCCCGCAGCCAGGGGCGCTTTCAGCTTCAGCGCGTCGATTGGAAAAACTCGATCCACTCGCCGTCCGGTCCGTGGAAGAAGAAATACCGGGAACCGTTCGGCAGCGTCGTGATCGACTCGTCGATAAGCTTCACCGGCAGCGTCTTGATCCGTTCCCATTCCGCCTCGATATCGTCGACGCGGAACGCGAGATGATGCACCTTGCCCTCGATTGGCAGCGAGTCGTTGTAGCCTTGAATCAATTCGACCTCCGTCTCGCCTTGTTCCCCGAAGCCCAGAAACGCCAGTTTCAACTCGCCGTTCGGCAATGTGCCCTTCAGCTTCAGCCCGACGATTTCCTCGTAAAATTTCACCGATGCTTCGATATCCTTGACCATGACGCCCACATGCTCGATCCTCAATCTGGCCATGCCCGATCCCTCCTGAATCTATCGTTCTCTCATCATAGCCGATAGCGGCGAAACGGGTCAATCGGCATTCTCATTCTTTTTGCCTATTAAAAAAGACCGATCCTTTTACGATAATCTTCCTAGAATTTCATACCGCCTCATCCGGTTTGCCTACTTCACTTCACAAGGAGAGAGCCACGTGCCGCTGAAAAGACTGCATCGATTCCTCATCTTCATTCTGATCTGCGCGCTGTTCGTCGGCTTAGCCCCCGGTTTGGCCGCTGCGGATGCCGGCGAGTCGCCGGCGTCGTCCCGGACCGGAATGCGGGCCGCGGATACAACGATCGCTGCGCCGCCGTTCAAGGACGTCAAGCCGACGCATCCCTACCACCGGTATATCGCCTACTTGAAAAACGGAGCCATGATCTCCGGCTACGAGGACGGCACGTTCCGCCCTTCCGCCTCCGTCACGCGCGCCGAATTCGTGGTCATTCTCGCGAATGCTCTGTTTGCAGACAGCGTGTACGCGTTCGCCGGCTTCTCGAATGACAGCGAAGACAGCTCTCCCGTCCCGTTCGCCGATGTGCCGGAGTGGGCTTCGGCCCCAATCAAAAAAGCGGTGGAGAAGGGACTGGTCGAAGGCGTATCGGATACGTTGTTCGGCTCCGACGAGCCGATCACCCGCGAGCAGGCGGCCGCGATCGCCTGGCGTTATATGAAGGAATGGCTGTATGCCGAACCGTACGAAGGCGAGATTGGCGTCGGCACGGAGAACGTGGAGGCATACGCGCTGGAAGGCGTTCGCAATGTGATCGCCTACGGCTTGCACGGTCCGCTCTCGGAGATTTATTCCGAAGCCGGCTTCGAGCCCAAACGGCCGATCACCCGGGCCGAAACGTCGGCGCTTGTCTACCGTCTGCTGGAGCGCCAATCGGACTACAGCGGCTTCGCGCTTAAGGCTTATTGGCTGTCGCCGGACGGGCTGCGGTTCGAAAGCTACTCGGACAACTGGGACGTCCCCAAGCTGAAGAAGCTTTCGGCTCAACTGGACGGCAACGTGCACGGCGAAGAGCGGCGGATGCTGGACCGGATCGTCGTCGCCGAGGAGGGGGAGGAAGAGGCGCTGGGACTGTTCGTTCCGGGAACCGACCGGCCCGACGGCCATCTGGCTTACACCGTCGGGGGCCTCTCTCCGGGGGCCGTCATTTATTTGTTTAACGCCGATAGATTCGTTACGCCGGAAGATTACGCGATCACGCTGGCGCATGAATACGGACATTTGTTCAGCTTCTATTGGACCATCCGATCGGAAGGGCTGCCGCCCACCTCCCGCCAGACCAAATGGGCGGAGATGCGCGGGCTGCGCGATCATCCGAGGGTGATCTTCGACGACTCTCCGGAATATGGAAACTTCGAAGACACGGAGCATCACTTCTGGTCGGCTCACGAGATCATGGCGGACGACTACGTGCTGCTGTTCGGCAGTCCGGAGGCCAAGCGCAAGCTCTACGACGAGCGGGACGACCTGAACGTCTATACCGGGTTGTCCTACACGCCGGACAATATCGCGATACCCGCCGTCGAGTCGACGAAGCTGCGCAGCTACTGGTCGGAGTTAATCGGGTTGAAGCTGCCTCCGGGCGATATCCGCAAGCCGGAGCTTCTCGACCTGCAGACCGACGCCGGCAGCGGCTCATACCCGTCGTACACGGTCCGGTTCGCCCCGGCTACGTCCGACGCCGAGCGCGGCGTGCAATATTTCCTGCGCTGGAGCTACCAGAAGGACGGCAAAAACGACAAATCCGAATACGTGCATTACAATTCACCGATCGTAAACAACGCGACGACAATCGTATTCGGCGGCTCCATGGAATCCGTCCCGGTGGAGACCGCTTCTCTGAGGATATACGCCTACTTCCCGGACACGGCGCAACTGATCTACTCGGATCTGGTCTGGTACGACTTCTCCGATCCGAAGCAGCCGAAAAAAACGGCCGATCCGTTTAATGTCGGCCTGACCGTTCGCGGCACGCCCGAGCTTGCGGAGCTGAAATCCAGGATGTTGGGGAAATGGAAGGTCGAAGAGGATTTGACCGTCGAATTGCTTCCGGACGGATCGTTCCGGGCCGAGGGCACCGTGTTGAACGATCGGATTTCGTTCGGCGGAAATTACGAGCTGTTCGGTTATCGGAATCATCCGTATATCAAAATGATTTTGTCCTCGGTTGACACCGAGAAGACCTGGCCGGCCCCCGGCGATGCGGACCCGGAAGGCGGCGGTTCCGACACTTACCTGCACCGTCAGATCGCTTCGTCGCTGATCGGCCAATTCGGCTTTTATCGCATCGATCAAGCGGGCGACAGCGTCTTGAATCTGCAGACGGCCGTCTACTACAACGGCGAATTTGTCACGAATGACAATAAGGAAATCTGGAACCGGTTAAAAGAATAAGGCCAGCCCTGTCCGCTGCGGACGTCGCCGCAGATACACGAAAGACCGGCACGGATCGATTCCGTGCCGGTCTCTTTTTGTTGGATTCGTTTGGTCTGTGCGATCGTAACGTCAGATCAGCGTCATGTTGCCGTGCCGCTTTTTCTCCCCGCGCGACCGCTTGTCGATCAGGCGGTTGATCGCGTCCAGATACGCCTTGGCGCTCGCTTCCAGGATATCGGTGCTGATGCCGCGTCCTTGCGCGCTGTAATCGCCCTGCGCGAGCAGGACGTGCACCTCGCCCAGCGCGTCCTTGCCGTGAGATACCGATTTGATCGAGTAATCCTGCAGCTCGACTTCTTCCTGCGTGACCTTGTCGATCGCTTTGTAGATCGCGTCGACGGAGCCGTTGCCGATGGCCGCCTCTTCGAGACGGTTGCCATCCTTGACGATCCGCACGATCGCCGAAGGCACGGACTGATTGCCGTAAGAAACCTGGATCGTCTCCAGCACGAACACTTCCGGCGTCTGAATGAGCTTTTCCTCGATCAGCGCGCGGATGTCCTCGTCGGACACGTCCTTCTTGCGGTCGGCGAGATTTTTGAACTTCGCGAACGCTTCGTTCAGCTTCTCGTCGTTCAGCTCGTAGCCCAGATCGATCAGCTTCTCCTTGAAGGCGTGACGGCCGGAGTGCTTGCCAAGCACCAGCTTGGAGTCCTTGAGGCCGATCGTGGCCGGGGAGATGATCTCGTACGTCGTTTTCTCCTTCAGCATGCCGTCCTGATGGATGCCGGACTCGTGCGCGAAGGCGTTGGCTCCGACAATCGCTTTGTTGCCGGGGACCGGCATACCCGTCAGCTTGCTGACGAGGCGGCTGGTGCGCGCGATCTCCGTCAGCACGAGCCCCGTCTTCGCCTGGAAGAAGTCGGCGCGGGTCTCCAGCGCCAGCGCGACTTCTTCGATCGCCGTGTTGCCGGCGCGCTCGCCGATGCCGTTGATCGTGCCTTCGATCTGGTCGGCTCCGTTGAGGATCGCGGCCAACGCGTTGGCAGTCGCCAGGCCGAGGTCGTCATGGCAATGCGCACTCAGTTGGATGTTCTCGATGCCGGGCACCTTTTCTTTCAGCGTCTTGAAGATGTTCCCGTACTCGTACGGCGACAGGTAGCCGACCGTATCCGGAATGTTGACGACGGTCGCTCCCGCCCGGATCGCCATCGCCACGACCTCGCAGAGGAAATCGATCTCCGTACGGCCGGCATCCTCCGGAGAGAACTCGATCCGCGAAAAATATTTTTTCGCATAGCGGATCGCCGCTTCGGCCGTTTCCAGCACCTGATGCTTTTCCATCCGGAGTTTGTATTTGCGGTGGATCGGGCTGGACGCCAGAAACAGATGCAAGGTCGGGTCCTGCGCGCCCTGCAGCGCTTCCCGCGCCGCTTCGATATCTTGTTCGCGGGAACGGGACAGCGCAACGACGCTTGCGTTTTTGACCGCCCGCGCAACCGCGTTGACGGCGGCCAAATCTCCGGGTGATGCCGCCGGGAAGCCCGCTTCCATCCGGTCGACGCCCAGCTTCTCCAGTTGAAGGGCGATCTCCACCTTCTCCTGGGTGTTCAGATTGACGCCGGGGGACTGTTCACCATCCCGCAGCGTGGTGTCGAAAATATAAATCTTACGCATCCCATTCACCTCCAGTCAGCAAGAATCCGGCCGGAGAGCCGGCCGGTTCGATCACGCCTGAGCGATGCGGATTACTTTTTGATCCAGTGCATCATTTCGCGAAGCTGAGCGCCGACGACTTCGATCGGATGCTCGGCTTCGTTGCGGCGGATAGCCGTCAGGAACGGACGGTTCGCTTGGTTTTCGAGGATGAAGTTGCGGGCGAACGTGCCGTTTTGGATATCGGCCAGCACTTTTTTCATCTCGGCTTTCGTCGCTTCGGTTACGATGCGCGGGCCGGTGACGTAGTCGCCGTATTCCGCCGTGTTGGAGATGGAGTGGCGCATTTTCGCCAGACCGCCCTCATAGATCAGGTCGACGATCAGCTTCAGCTCGTGCAGGCACTCGAAGTAAGCCATTTCCGGCGCGTATCCCGCTTCCGTCAGCGTCTCGAAGCCGGCTTTGATCAGCGCGCTAACGCCGCCGCACAATACCGCTTGCTCGCCGAACAGGTCGGTTTCGGTTTCTTCTTTGAAGGTGGTTTCGATAACCCCCGCACGCGTACAGCCGATGCCTTTCGCATAAGCCAGCGCGATTTCTTTCGCTTTGCCGGAAGCGTCTTGATGCACGGCGATCAGGCCGGGAACGCCGAAGCCTTCGACAAAGACGCGGCGCACCAGGTGGCCCGGGGATTTCGGCGCCACGAGGAATACGTCGGAGTCGGCCGGCGGCACGATTTGGCCGTAATGAATGTTGAAGCCGTGGGAGAACATCAGCGCCACGCCTTTTTTCATGTTCGGCGCGATTTCTTCGTTGTAGACGCGGGCTTGCGTCTCGTCCGGCATCAGAATTTGGATGACGTCCGCTTTGGCTGCCGCTTCGGCAACCGAGTATACTTCAAAGCCGTCGTTTTTGGCTTGTTCGAACGATTTGCCTTGGCGCAGGCCGATGATGACTTTCAGGCCGCTGTCGCGGAGGTTTTGCGCTTGCGCGTGGCCTTGGGAGCCATAGCCGATAACCGCGATCGTTTTGCCGCGAAGCGCGGAGAGGTCTGCGTCTTTTTCGTAGTACAGGGTGACTGCCATTGGAATAGTTCCTCCTTGAATATTGCCCCGCAAGGGGGTTTGTTGAATGATGTATAATCGCAACCCCGCGGTAAGCGGGGAGGGTTGCCTATATTTTCCCGTGCCGTCCTGAAGCTATTATAACGCATTCCGGCCGGCTTGAGGCACTTTATTGTTTTAACTCGGTAAATGATTTTGGTGCGGCAGGCTGCCGATGGCGGGATTCCTCCCCCATCTTGCTTGATCTCCCGGCCGATTAACGGACGTTGCCGCGGACCATCGCGGTTACGCCGGTGCGCGTCAGCTCCAGGATGCCGTACGGCTTGAGCAGCTCGACCATCGCCTCGATCTTCTCCGAATCGCCGACGACTTGCACGACTAGCGACGAAGAACCGATGTCGACGACGGACGCGCGGAACGTCTCGACGACGCCGAGCACTTCCGGACGGGCCGACGGCTGCGCCGCGATCTTGATGAGTGCGAGTTCCCTGGCGACCATCGGCTGCGAGCTGAGATGCTCGACGCGGATGACGTCGATCAGTTTATACAGCTGCTTCGTGATCTGATCGAGCGTATGGTCGTCTCCGGTGGTGACGATCACCATGCGCGACAGCCCGGCTTCCTCGGAAGAACCGACGGTTATGCTCTCGATGTTGAAGCCGCGACGGCCGAACAGACCGGCCACCCGCTGCAGGACGCCCGGCTGGTCGTTGACCAGGACAGAGATCGTATGTTTGTGCGCGCTCATTCGTCCTCATCCCCCAACAGCATTTCGCCAATTGTTTTGCCTTGCATCACCATCGGAAATACGTTTTCGTGCTTGCGCACCACGAATTCCACGAGCACCGGTCCGTCCGTCTCCAGCGCTTCTTTCCAAGCGTCGCGGGCTTCGGCTTTGTTCGTCGCCCGGAGGCCCTTCACGCCGTAAGCTTCCGCCAGCTTGACGAAGTC is part of the Paenibacillus thermoaerophilus genome and harbors:
- a CDS encoding PLP-dependent aminotransferase family protein codes for the protein MQYHFSEFTEGLKSSAVREILKLTQGKSIISFAGGLPAEEHFPIEAMREAFNRVFDQGKGSLQYGLTEGYTPLREQLCQRMAKKGIKADLPNILLTTGSQQAIDLLVKVYLTRGDVVLVENPTYLSVIQVFQAYGIKAVPVDGDDDGMNMDDLRSKIETHKPKMVYVTPTFSNPGGRVWSAERRKAIVEICQKANLLILEDDPYGELQYNDEEAYPPIMSFDTHPEGSCVVYTSTFSKIAAPALRTGWVIGDSRVIREMTKAKQAADLHSSTLDQQGLYQLLKHFDLDAHISVIRREYHKRMLLLDSLLHQYKVPGMSWNAPKGGMFLWVELPEGVDAEELLKLAVKEGVAFVPGSAFYAGEPKRNTLRMNFTHSNEAEMRLGMERFSRSLEAYLQTV
- a CDS encoding peroxiredoxin, giving the protein MTARLVGKKAPDFTMETALGNGKDFGKVSLSDYKGKWLVLFFYPLDFTFVCPTEIIALSEAAGQFADLDTEILGVSTDSKFSHRAWINTPREDNGLGQLNFPLASDINKTVARDYGVLIEEEGIALRGLFIIDPDGILKYQVVNHNDVGRSVDETLRVLQALQSGGLCPANWKPGQKHLVAK
- a CDS encoding redoxin domain-containing protein, which codes for MPLKLRETLPDLSGATEWINGEIDKARIEGKPLLVHFWAVSCYMCKESLPTLNEWRDKYGKQYNLQLLGVHMPRSEKDTDLAAVRDAVAQYELKHPILVDNEHNVTDAFQNEYVPAYYLFDEQGQMRFYGAGEKAIGLVEQRLHKILGPKDQA
- a CDS encoding VOC family protein — its product is MARLRIEHVGVMVKDIEASVKFYEEIVGLKLKGTLPNGELKLAFLGFGEQGETEVELIQGYNDSLPIEGKVHHLAFRVDDIEAEWERIKTLPVKLIDESITTLPNGSRYFFFHGPDGEWIEFFQSTR
- the gcvH gene encoding glycine cleavage system protein GcvH, whose translation is MNAPAELKYSEEHTWVRVDGNRAYVGITDFAQAELGEIVFVELPAVGSSVEFGEPFGSVESVKTVSELYAPVSGTVVEVNPALEGSPELINSSPFGDGWMIAVEVSNPAELDKLWSAEKYAETYSE
- a CDS encoding 2-isopropylmalate synthase, producing the protein MRKIYIFDTTLRDGEQSPGVNLNTQEKVEIALQLEKLGVDRMEAGFPAASPGDLAAVNAVARAVKNASVVALSRSREQDIEAAREALQGAQDPTLHLFLASSPIHRKYKLRMEKHQVLETAEAAIRYAKKYFSRIEFSPEDAGRTEIDFLCEVVAMAIRAGATVVNIPDTVGYLSPYEYGNIFKTLKEKVPGIENIQLSAHCHDDLGLATANALAAILNGADQIEGTINGIGERAGNTAIEEVALALETRADFFQAKTGLVLTEIARTSRLVSKLTGMPVPGNKAIVGANAFAHESGIHQDGMLKEKTTYEIISPATIGLKDSKLVLGKHSGRHAFKEKLIDLGYELNDEKLNEAFAKFKNLADRKKDVSDEDIRALIEEKLIQTPEVFVLETIQVSYGNQSVPSAIVRIVKDGNRLEEAAIGNGSVDAIYKAIDKVTQEEVELQDYSIKSVSHGKDALGEVHVLLAQGDYSAQGRGISTDILEASAKAYLDAINRLIDKRSRGEKKRHGNMTLI
- a CDS encoding S-layer homology domain-containing protein translates to MPLKRLHRFLIFILICALFVGLAPGLAAADAGESPASSRTGMRAADTTIAAPPFKDVKPTHPYHRYIAYLKNGAMISGYEDGTFRPSASVTRAEFVVILANALFADSVYAFAGFSNDSEDSSPVPFADVPEWASAPIKKAVEKGLVEGVSDTLFGSDEPITREQAAAIAWRYMKEWLYAEPYEGEIGVGTENVEAYALEGVRNVIAYGLHGPLSEIYSEAGFEPKRPITRAETSALVYRLLERQSDYSGFALKAYWLSPDGLRFESYSDNWDVPKLKKLSAQLDGNVHGEERRMLDRIVVAEEGEEEALGLFVPGTDRPDGHLAYTVGGLSPGAVIYLFNADRFVTPEDYAITLAHEYGHLFSFYWTIRSEGLPPTSRQTKWAEMRGLRDHPRVIFDDSPEYGNFEDTEHHFWSAHEIMADDYVLLFGSPEAKRKLYDERDDLNVYTGLSYTPDNIAIPAVESTKLRSYWSELIGLKLPPGDIRKPELLDLQTDAGSGSYPSYTVRFAPATSDAERGVQYFLRWSYQKDGKNDKSEYVHYNSPIVNNATTIVFGGSMESVPVETASLRIYAYFPDTAQLIYSDLVWYDFSDPKQPKKTADPFNVGLTVRGTPELAELKSRMLGKWKVEEDLTVELLPDGSFRAEGTVLNDRISFGGNYELFGYRNHPYIKMILSSVDTEKTWPAPGDADPEGGGSDTYLHRQIASSLIGQFGFYRIDQAGDSVLNLQTAVYYNGEFVTNDNKEIWNRLKE
- a CDS encoding glycoside hydrolase family 15 protein; translation: MPRPLVAGNGKMLVNLDRHMFIRDVYYPYVGQMNHVGGYACRFGVWADGRFEWLDHPDWSISLRYAEDSLVTESVARNEELGLELLIQDAVHQRDDIFLRRITVRNLRDESREIRLFFHQDLSINETEVGDTAVYYPFNHTVCHYKKDFYFMFNVLGQERGMYQYTTGIKRFHSAEGTWRDAEDGHLMGNPIAQGSVDSTISLRLFADRRQDVTGYYWMTAGRGLEEVKKLDAYVRDSHPGKLIDRVKVYWSRWVNKSERDYADLNADIVRLYKQSLLIVRTQTDTRGAIVAANDSDIMQFNRDHYCYMWPRDGALVAYAMSAAGYQGMVVPFFEFCQRALTPEGYLHHKYNPDGTVGSSWHPYFKDGRVQLPIQEDETALVLFALWQDYKRHGVLEIPQGLYRNLIRRSAKFLHHYWVPELNLPQPSYDLWEERYGIYTFTASAVFGGLEAAANFCKLFGDDERSLRYRNAADRLRRGILEHLWNEDAGRFARGLYYENGRWQQDMTLESSVYGLFEFGVLPATDDRVVSTMTAIRNGLSVKTPVGGVARYYNDYYFQRSGDLEQVPGNPWIICTLWMAEWEIERAASPEELESPRRTLEWVTRQASESGVLPEQLDPFSGEPLSVAPLTWSHATFVLAVEKYMDKYRKLHGRI
- the leuB gene encoding 3-isopropylmalate dehydrogenase — its product is MAETKRIAIIAGDGIGPEVVAEAVKVLRKTEELFGVKLETESGLFGGIAIDERGTPLPEDTLEMCKRADAVLLGAVGGPKWDNNPKELRPETGLLGIRKALGLFSNIRPAVVFDCLKEASTLKPEVLEGTDLIVVRELTGGIYFGDKYREQRNGVEHAVDTCVYNVNEVERIVRQAFEIARTRRKKLASVDKANVLETSRLWRETVVRVAADYPDVELEHVLVDNCAMQLLRRPASFDVIVTENMFGDILSDEAAMLTGSIGMLSSASLGEGSFGLYEPVHGSAPDIAGQGIANPIATILSVALMFKLSFGWHEAGDVIENAVKSVLDAGHRTADIAVDKSKAIGTSAMGDLIVAAMKR